In Nitrospira sp., the genomic window GGCCTGGCGAGGGTGCATAAACAAGAACCACCGCAGTCACATGGCCGTCCTCGTGGGGCATGCGCGATCACGAGAGGCAACAACTTGAGGGAGGTTTCGCATGATCGGTCAATCCGTACGTCTCACCACCATTCGGGGCATTGAGGTCGGCCTCCACTATTCCTGGTTCATCATCTTTTTCCTGATCACTTTTTCACTCACCACGCGGTTTGCCTCGGAGCACCCCCACTGGACGACGGTCGAGCACTACGCTGTGGGAATCGCCACCAGCCTGTTGTTCTTCGTCTCGATTCTCCTCCACGAGTTAGCCCACAGTTTCGTGGCGCTGGCCAAGGGCCTTCCCGTCCGGGCGATCACGCTCTTTGTGTTCGGCGGCGTGGCGCAAATCGGGCGGGAGTCCGATCGTCCGCTGACGGAGTTTCAGATTGCGATTGCCGGACCGATTGCCAGCGCGGTGCTCGCCGTGGGATTCGGGTTCCTGTCGCATCTCGCCGGCGATCAATTCGAGCATGTCGCGGCGCTGGCCGGGTGGCTTTCGTCGATCAACCTGATGCTGGCGGTGTTCAACCTCGTGCCGGGCTTCCCGCTCGACGGGGGCCGGATCTTTCGGGCAGTCCTCTGGCACTTTACCGGAAGCTTCTCGAAGGCCACGCGCATCGCGGCCGGCTCCGGGCAGCTCGTCGGATATGGAATCATGCTTGCGGGGATCTGGACAGGGTTGATCACCGGCAGTTGGTTCAGCGGACTGTGGCTGGCCTTCATCGGCTGGTTCTTGCTGAATGCGGCGCAGGAGACCGTGCTGCAAGTGAGTATCCGTTCCGTGCTCACCGGTGTGCGGGCTGAAGACGTCATGGCACGAGACTGTCCGACGGTGTCCGGTCGGATGAGTCTGGCCGAGTTGGTGCAGGAACATATTCTCAAGACGGGACAGCGATGCTTCGTAGTGGCCGAGGGCAGCCGGCTGGATGGTTTGGTGACCCTTCATCAGATCAAAGCGGTGCCGCAATCTCGATGGCAGAACGTATCCGTAGGGGAGGCGATGACGCCCTTGACGAACCTGCGCGTGGTGGCGCCTGAGACCCCGATCCTGGAGGTGTTACAGACGATGGAAGGCGAGGATGTCAATCAAGTGCCGGTCGCGAAGGGCGGGCAGCTCATGGGCATGCTCACGCGAGATCATATCTTACGGGTCCTCTCGGCCAAGATGGAGCTGGACGGGTTCATTCTCCGGCCGACCGTGACGGGGAGATCGGCGGAGCCTATCTAAACAGGGAGAAGACACGGTGAACATTGTGATTGCGGTGGATCGCTCTCGGCATGCGCGTGCGGCGATGCAGTTGCTCCAGCATCTGCGCTGGCCGGCCGGATCAGCCTTCACCCTCCTCCATATGTTGGAGATGGTCACGATCCCCGGTGGCTGGCAGCTCCATTACCATCCGGAGTTGTGGAAGCAACTGACGGGGGAGCGGAGGAAGGTGTTCTCGCAGGCTCAACGATTCCTGGAACGTCTGGGCACTCAGGTGCGACCAGGCGACGCCCGACCGGAGGTGCTGGTCAAGTGGGGCCTGCCGCTGACGGGGATCGTGGGGGTCTTGAAAAAGAAACAGGCAGACCTGGTCGTCGTGGGCTCTCGCGGGCTCTCCGGTGTGCGGCGATTCCTGCTTGGAAGCGTGAGCGAGGGTGTGCTCCATTCGGCGCCGTGCTCGGTCCTGATCAGCCGAGGATCACGGAAGCGAGGCGCACAGCCGTCAGTCAAAGGCCTCAGGATCCTGTTGGCGGTCGATGAATCCGATCACGCGTTGGCGGCCGCACAGGCCATGATTCGTGTGACAAAGGAGCGGGGGAGGCAGGTGTTGGGGCGGATGCGAAAGCTCGTGGCGCATCGTGGCCTGACGATCCATCCTGTGCTGGTCGAAGGCCGTCCGGCAGAGGAAATCCTACGAGCGGCAGCACGCACGCATGCCGACCTGGTGATCCTCGGATCGCGGGGCATGACGGGGTTGAAGGGCGCGTTCCTCGGCAGTGTGTCACGGAAGGTGGCGCGGCATGCACCCTGTTCGGTTCTCGTGGTCAAGCAGCGATAGTCGGCGCGCGCATGATCCGGCGAGCCCTGGCGCGGCGATCATGACACCATCCAGCCCCGCGCAGGATCGGGGCCGGTCGGCTCGTGTGCCGGAGATCAAGGTGGGAAAGTTCTCTATGACGAACGCGAAGCGGTTTGCGCGCTGGGCGCTCGTGGCGGGGATCGGGGGGCTCGTGCTGGCCTCGCTCAGTTTCCTCAACGGCACCAAGGAACGCGATGAGCCGGCAGAGACGGCGGGCAGTACCGCTCTCCTGTCGTCTCCGCATATCGTGGCGCTCAAGCCCGAGGCGCTGGCGAATACGGGCATCGAGGTTGCTTCGGTCGCCCGAGGCGCATTCAGGTTGCATCGGGATTTTCCCGCCACGGTCCAACCGAATGAAAATGAGCTGGCCGAGGTTACCACGTTGATCCGCGGGCAGGTGGTGGAGGTTTCCGTGGATGTCGGGCAGGACGTCAAAAAGGGCGCGCTCTTAGCCTTGCTGCATAGTTCGGACCTTGGATTGGCTGCAGCGGCCTATCTGAAGGCCGGTGCAAAGCTGCACGAGGCTGAGCTGGCCTACGAACGGGTTCGCGATCTGCACCAGCACCGGGCGGTCAGCCTCGCCGAGGTGCAGCGGCGCGAAGCCGAGATGAAGACGGTTCGCGCCGAAGCGCGCGAAGCGAAGCACCGCCTGGAGCTGCTGGGCGCGCGGGCGGACGAGTTCCAACGCCTGGACCGCGAGCAGACCATCCGCTCCGACGTGCCGATGCGCGCGCCGTTCGACGGCCGGGTGATCATGCGCAACATCACGCGCGGCGAAGTCGTGGAGACGCAGCAGAAGCTCTTCACCGTGGCCGATCTCTCGGACGTCTGGGTTGTCGGGAAGGTGCCGGAAAAAGACGTGCGGTTCATCCATCGCGAGCAGGTTGTCGAGGTGCGGGTGACATCGTACCCAGGCCAGGTCTTTGTCGGCACGATCACCCATCTGGGGGATGTCTTAGATCCTGCCACGCGCACCATGCGGTTGCGGGTCACGGTCCCCAATCCGAAGAAGCTGCTGAAACCGGAAATGTTTGCGACGGTGCGCGTCTATGCCGATCCAGAACAGGAGGTGGCGATGGCGCCGGTCTCGGCGGTGCAACGGAGCGGCGAGTCTTCGTATGTGTTTGTGCAACTGGATGGGGGGAGGTTCGAGAAGCGTCCCGTGGTCCTCGGCCAGGAAACCGACCAGGTTGTCGCGGTGTTGAGCGGCCTGCGCGAGGGCGAGCTGATCGTTACTGCCGGCACCTTCGTGCTCAAGTCCGAATTCGAGAAATCTCAGATCGAGCCTACGCGATGATCGACGCGCTGATTGCCTTTTCGCTCCGACGATGGCCGCTCATTTTGATCCTGACCGGCCTGCTGGCCACGGCCGGTGCAGTGGCGTTCCGTGAGTTGCCGATCGACGCATTTCCGGATGTCACCAA contains:
- a CDS encoding universal stress protein, whose protein sequence is MNIVIAVDRSRHARAAMQLLQHLRWPAGSAFTLLHMLEMVTIPGGWQLHYHPELWKQLTGERRKVFSQAQRFLERLGTQVRPGDARPEVLVKWGLPLTGIVGVLKKKQADLVVVGSRGLSGVRRFLLGSVSEGVLHSAPCSVLISRGSRKRGAQPSVKGLRILLAVDESDHALAAAQAMIRVTKERGRQVLGRMRKLVAHRGLTIHPVLVEGRPAEEILRAAARTHADLVILGSRGMTGLKGAFLGSVSRKVARHAPCSVLVVKQR
- a CDS encoding site-2 protease family protein; the protein is MIGQSVRLTTIRGIEVGLHYSWFIIFFLITFSLTTRFASEHPHWTTVEHYAVGIATSLLFFVSILLHELAHSFVALAKGLPVRAITLFVFGGVAQIGRESDRPLTEFQIAIAGPIASAVLAVGFGFLSHLAGDQFEHVAALAGWLSSINLMLAVFNLVPGFPLDGGRIFRAVLWHFTGSFSKATRIAAGSGQLVGYGIMLAGIWTGLITGSWFSGLWLAFIGWFLLNAAQETVLQVSIRSVLTGVRAEDVMARDCPTVSGRMSLAELVQEHILKTGQRCFVVAEGSRLDGLVTLHQIKAVPQSRWQNVSVGEAMTPLTNLRVVAPETPILEVLQTMEGEDVNQVPVAKGGQLMGMLTRDHILRVLSAKMELDGFILRPTVTGRSAEPI
- a CDS encoding efflux RND transporter periplasmic adaptor subunit, whose protein sequence is MTPSSPAQDRGRSARVPEIKVGKFSMTNAKRFARWALVAGIGGLVLASLSFLNGTKERDEPAETAGSTALLSSPHIVALKPEALANTGIEVASVARGAFRLHRDFPATVQPNENELAEVTTLIRGQVVEVSVDVGQDVKKGALLALLHSSDLGLAAAAYLKAGAKLHEAELAYERVRDLHQHRAVSLAEVQRREAEMKTVRAEAREAKHRLELLGARADEFQRLDREQTIRSDVPMRAPFDGRVIMRNITRGEVVETQQKLFTVADLSDVWVVGKVPEKDVRFIHREQVVEVRVTSYPGQVFVGTITHLGDVLDPATRTMRLRVTVPNPKKLLKPEMFATVRVYADPEQEVAMAPVSAVQRSGESSYVFVQLDGGRFEKRPVVLGQETDQVVAVLSGLREGELIVTAGTFVLKSEFEKSQIEPTR